The following are from one region of the Chanos chanos chromosome 10, fChaCha1.1, whole genome shotgun sequence genome:
- the vil1 gene encoding villin-1, with amino-acid sequence MPKVEAKTQVSRALNKTTPGLQIWRVENMELKPVPSKTYGHFYEGDSYIILHTRKTSSSFSYDIHYWLGKQTSQDEQGSAAIYTTLMDDHLGGVAVQHRETQGYESPAFRGYFKQGIIYKKGGVASGLNQVETNTYNVRRLLHVKGKRNVAAGEVDLNWSSFNKGDVFLLDLGNLIIQWNGPKSNRMERLKGMNLAKDIRDRERGGRAQVTVVEGDDEKSSEEAFNLMKKVLGDKRDIREPISDEVVDEKLKSSIKLFHISDAQGNLVVQEIAVKPLTQDLLNSSDCYLLDQGGIRIFVWKGKKASQTERSQALNKAEAYKKAKGYPPSTYVETVNEGAESALFKQLFQKWTVKGQTVGLGTTHSPGKIAKVEQIKFDATSMHARPDLAARQQMVDDGTGEAEVWRIEDNELVPVDRKWLGHFYGGDCYLILYKYEVNNKIHYILYIWQGSHASTAELTASAYQAVILDQKYNGEPVQVRVPMGKEPLHLMAIFKGKMVVYEEGSSRQSTTTSQNAVRLFHVYGTNEFNTRAVEVPPRSSSLNSNDVFVLSAENSCFLWYGKGCSGDEREMGKQLADIISKREKHVIAEGQEPADFWVNLGGKTQYANSKRLQEEHHDITPRLFECSNQTGRFIATEIANFDQSDLDEDDVMLLDIWDQVFLWIGKGANEKEKADAVITAQEYLKTHPGARDPKTPIVLVKQGFEPPTFTGWFHAWDTHMWSGGKSYQELKAELGDATEVIRITVDTAKPNSTLISNDKGIMSSAALPTFPADKLVNILAEDLPDGVDPTRKEEYLSNDDFALVLGMPRSKFYAMPLWKQQNLKKERGLF; translated from the exons ATGCCAAAAGTCGAAGCCAAGACCCAGGTTTCCAGAGCCCTTAATAAAACCACTCCAGGGCTACAGATATGGAGGGTGGAG AACATGGAACTGAAACCTGTGCCTTCTAAAACCTATGGACATTTTTATGAAGGAGACAGCTATATCATATTGCAT ACTCGTAAGACCAGCAGCTCTTTTTCCTATGACATCCACTACTGGCTGGGTAAACAAACGTCTCAGGATGAACAAGGTTCAGCGGCCATATACACCACCCTCATGGATGACCACTTGGGTGGTGTTGCCGTCCAACACCGGGAAACCCAGGGCTATGAGAGCCCTGCCTTCCGTGGATACTTCAAACAGGGCATCAT ATACAAAAAGGGTGGAGTAGCCTCTGGTCTGAACCAAGTGGAGACCAACACATACAACGTCCGTCGGCTGCTGCACGTCAAAGGGAAGAGGAATGTGGCAGCAGGGGAG gtggACCTGAACTGGAGCAGTTTCAACAAAGGAGATGTGTTCCTGCTGGATCTGGGTAACCTCATTATCCAATGGAATGGGCCCAAAAGCAACCGCATGGAGAGACTCAAG GGGATGAATTTGGCCAAGGACAtcagggacagggagagagggggccGCGCCCAGGTGACGGTGGTGGAGGGGGACGATGAGAAATCTTCTGAGGAGGCCTTCAATCTGATGAAGAAGGTCCTGGGAGACAAGAGGGACATCAGAGAGCCCATATCCGACGAGGTGGTGGACGAGAAACTCAAGTCCAGCATTAAGCTCTTTCA cATTTCAGACGCTCAGGGAAACCTGGTGGTCCAAGAGATTGCTGTGAAGCCTCTGACACAAGACTTGCTCAACTCTAGT GATTGTTACCTGCTAGATCAGGGTGGAATAAGAATCTTTGTCTGGAAAGGGAAGAAGGCGTCTCAGACAGAGAGGTCCCAGGCACTGAATAAAGCCGAG gcttacaaaaaagcaaaaggctATCCCCCGTCCACCTATGTGGAGACAGTGAACGAGGGTGCCGAGTCGGCTTTGTTTAAGCAGCTCTTCCAGAAGTGGACGGTGAAAGGCCAGACCGTGGGTCTGGGCACCACTCACAGCCCAGGCAAAATCG CTAAGGTAGAGCAAATCAAGTTCGACGCCACGTCTATGCACGCCCGGCCCGACCTGGCGGCCAGGCAGCAGATGGTCGACGACGGAACAGGTGAAGCAGAG GTGTGGAGGATAGAGGACAATGAACTAGTCCCTGTGGACAGAAAGTGGCTGGGACATTTCTACGGCGGCGACTGCTATCTCATCCTTTACAAGTATGAAGTCAACAACAAGATTCACTACATTCTGTACATCTGGCAG GGTAGTCATGCCAGCACAGCAGAACTGACAGCCTCAGCGTACCAAGCAGTGATTCTGGACCAGAAATACAATGGGGAACCGGTACAGGTTCGGGTTCCCATGGGGAAAGAGCCGCTGCATCTCATGGCCATATTCAAAGGGAAAATGGTCGTCTATGAG GAGGGAAGTTCCAGACAAAGCACCACAACATCTCAGAATGCCGTGAGGCTGTTCCACGTGTACGGAACAAACGAATTCAACACGCGCGCCGTCGAGGTTCCTCCACGTTCCTCAAGCCTCAACTCCAACGACGTGTTTGTGCTCAGCGCTGAGAACAGCTGCTTCCTGTGGTACGGAAAG GGCTGCAgcggggatgagagagagatggggaaacaGCTGGCTGACATCATCTCCAAGAGGGAGAAACATGTGATCGCAGAGGGTCAGGAGCCAGCAGATTTCTGGGTGAACCTGGGAGGGAAGACACAGTACGCCAACAGTAAAAG GCTTCAGGAGGAGCACCATGACATCACACCACGCCTCTTTGAGTGCTCCAATCAGACGGGCCGCTTCATCGCCACCGAGATCGCCAACTTTGACCAGAGCGACCTGGACGAGGACGATGTGATGTTGCTGGACATCTGGGACCAG GTCTTCCTGTGGATCGGCAAAGGAGCCAATGAGAAGGAGAAGGCGGATGCGGTGATCACGGCTCAGGAGTACCTGAAAACCCACCCCGGTGCCAGGGACCCAAAAACCCCCATCGTACTGGTCAAGCAGGGCTTTGAGCCGCCCACCTTTACAGGCTGGTTCCACGCCTGGGACACACACATGTGGAGT GGAGGGAAATCCTACCAGGAGCTCAAGGCAGAACTTGGAGATGCAACTGAGGTCATCAGGATTACAGTG GACACCGCCAAACCAAACTCAACACTCATCTCTAATGACAAGGGCATAATGTCGTCAGCTGCACTGCCTACCTTTCCAGCTGACAAGTTGGTAAACATTCTGGCAGAGGACCTTCCA
- the itgb2 gene encoding integrin beta-2 — MHQGVCLRILVLLLIGEYVQSQDLCSSAVVNTCADCIKTGPTCVWCKFLNFTKPGEQEAVRCNTKEALVSKGCPENDIVSPLNNMNRLKDKPLSSTRGRDPVQIQPQEIKLQLRPGVPFTFELKFKRAEGYPVDLYYLMDLSYSMKDDLENVKKLGNTLLETLKKLTTGRARIGFGSFVDKTVLPFTDTNEEKLRRPCPEKEGSCQAAFGYKHVLSLTDSTATFSTMVSQQQISGNLDTPEGSLDAIMQAAVCGDKIGWGNSTRLLVLATDAGFHMAGDGKLAAILEPNDESCHLDKNFMYGKSNELDYPSVGQVAIKLAENNIQPIFAVTKNVEDVYRELSRLIPKSEVGVLDSDSSNVIELIREAYNNLSSTVIVRHEEQLPEHLTVQYSSCKGGVFSDQGTCNGVKINEEVTFTVNVQVDKCIGDTSFRIGPLGFQDRMTVHVSTRCECRCDDAKNPSSPHCNGKGHVVCGGCSCDEGFVGQRCECEVGKRDESSLRAACRRDNGTECEGRGDCVCGRCQCHATESGSFYYGQHCECDNEHCEKFQNQLCGGNGDCVCGTCKCHEGYEGSACHCKKSEEKCKGRDGTVCHGRGKCVCNQCECLGDYKKPFCRRCPTCEPPCQRSGACIECLGFKKEQQSCGNCSHIKAHMVERLDKKPENWQCRVKDSEGCWMLFSMTEDNGLEKYIAEILKTRECPEPPNVVAIVAGSLAGVALIGLLILLLIKLLIHLKDLKEWKRFEQEKQRAKWTDGSNPLFKEATTKVENPTFSGD, encoded by the exons ATGCATCAGGGGGTATGTCTGAGGATCCTGGTCCTACTGCTGATTGGAGAATACG TCCAATCGCAGGATCTGTGTTCCTCAGCAGTTGTGAACACATGCGCAGACTGCATCAAAACAGGACCAACCTGTGTATGGTGCAAATTTTTG AACTTTACCAAGCCTGGAGAGCAAGAGGCAGTAAGATGTAACACCAAAGAAGCACTGGTCAGTAAAGGATGCCCAGAGAACGATATTGTTTCTCCTCTTAATAATATGAATCGTCTGAAAGATAAGCCCCTGTCCTCTACACGTGGCCGTGACCCCGTCCAGATCCAACCCCAAGAGATCAAACTGCAGCTCAGACCAG gtgTGCCTTTCACATTTGAGCTCAAGTTTAAAAGGGCAGAGGGTTACCCTGTGGACCTTTACTATTTGATGGACCTGTCCTATTCCATGAAGGATGATCTGGAAAACGTCAAAAAACTGGGCAATACATTACTTGAGACACTGAAGAAACTCACCACAGGAAGAGCTAGAATAG GCTTCGGCTCATTTGTCGACAAAACTGTTCTTCCATTTACGGACACAAATGAAGAGAAGCTTCGGAGACCGTGTCCAGAGAAAGAAGGGTCTTGTCAGGCAGCATTTGGATACAAGCATGTCCTTAGCCTGACAGATAGCACAGCGACGTTTTCCACCATGGTGTCACAGCAACAAATATCGGGAAATCTGGACACCCCAGAGGGAAGTCTGGATGCTATTATGCAGGCGGCAGTCTGCGGG GATAAAATCGGCTGGGGAAACAGCACTCGGCTGCTGGTTCTAGCAACAGATGCTGGGTTTCACATGGCTGGCGATGGAAAACTCGCTGCAATTCTAGAGCCGAACGATGAGAGCTGTCATTTGGACAAAAACTTCATGTACGGCAAGAGCAACGAACTG GATTACCCATCAGTCGGTCAGGTCGCTATCAAATTAGCGGAGAACAATATCCAGCCTATTTTTGCTGTCACTAAAAACGTGGAGGATGTTTACAGG gAGCTGAGTAGGTTAATACCCAAGTCTGAAGTTGGTGTGCTAGACTCTGATTCTAGTAATGTTATAGAACTAATTCGAGAGGCATACAAC AATCTGTCCTCAACTGTGATTGTCAGACATGAGGAGCAGCTGCCTGAGCACTTGACGGTCCAGTACTCGTCATGTAAGGGCGGCGTGTTCTCCGACCAAGGAACCTGCAACGGAGTGAAAATCAATGAAGAG GTAACCTTCACTGTGAATGTTCAAGTGGACAAGTGCATCGGAGACACAAGTTTTCGGATCGGCCCTCTGGGCTTCCAGGACCGAATGACAGTCCACGTTTCCACCCGCTGTGAGTGCCGGTGCGATGATGCCAAGAACCCATCGTCCCCCCACTGTAACGGAAAAGGCCACGTGGTGTGTGGAGGGTGCAG CTGTGATGAGGGTTTTGTCGGGcagaggtgtgagtgtgaggtggGGAAAAGAGACGAGAGCTCTCTCAGGGCAGCCTGCCGGAGAGACAACGGTACTGAGTGTGAGGGCCGGGGAGACTGCGTCTGTGGAAGGTGTCAGTGCCACGCCACCGAGAGCGGCAGCTTCTACTACGGCCAACACTGTGAATGCGATAACGAACACTGCGAGAAGTTCCAGAACCAACTATGTGGAG GCAatggggactgtgtgtgtggcaccTGTAAGTGCCACGAGGGCTACGAGGGCTCGGCCTGTCATTGCAAAAAATCAGAGGAGAAATGCAAAGGGCGCGACGGCACGGTGTGTCACGGGCGTGGCAAGTGCGTGTGCAACCAGTGCGAGTGCTTAGGAGATTACAAGAAACCCTTCTGTCGGAGGTGCCCGACCTGCGAGCCTCCTTGTCAACGCTCGGG GGCCTGTATCGAGTGTCTGGGCTTTAAAAAAGAGCAGCAGTCCTGTGGTAACTGCAGCCACATCAAGGCCCACATGGTGGAGAGACTGGACAAGAAGCCTGAGAACTGGCAGTGTCGTGTGAAAGACAGCGAGGGTTGTTGGATGTTGTTTTCCATGACCGAGGACAACGGCCTGGAGAAGTACATCGCTGAGATCCTAAAGACTAGAG AATGTCCTGAGCCACCAAACGTCGTGGCGATCGTAGCGGGCTCTCTGGCTGGGGTGGCTTTGATAGGCCTGCTGATTCTTCTCCTCATCAAACTCCTGATCCACCTGAAGGACCTGAAGGAGTGGAAGAGATTTGAGCAGGAGAAGCAGCGAGCCAAGTGGACCGAC GGCAGCAATCCACTGTTCAAGGAGGCGACGACCAAAGTCGAAAATCCCACGTTCTCCGGAGACTGA